A region from the bacterium genome encodes:
- a CDS encoding integrin alpha, whose product MPTAPRTIRAQAITSFSASPCALSLQWQADGDAAGDFFGFYVDGNADFDGDGKRDLLVGAPGHTAPGATAPPMLSMSSGSSTSPSAAVTRRWDFVSRVGKSGLS is encoded by the coding sequence GTGCCAACCGCCCCGCGGACCATCCGGGCGCAGGCGATAACATCGTTTAGCGCGTCGCCGTGCGCCCTCAGTCTGCAATGGCAGGCCGATGGCGACGCTGCCGGGGATTTCTTCGGGTTCTATGTCGACGGCAACGCCGACTTCGACGGTGACGGCAAGCGCGATTTGCTCGTCGGCGCCCCCGGTCACACCGCGCCGGGCGCAACGGCGCCACCGATGTTGTCGATGTCGTCAGGATCGTCAACGTCGCCTTCCGCGGCGGTCACCCGGCGGTGGGATTTTGTCAGCCGTGTCGGTAAATCGGGGTTAAGTTGA
- a CDS encoding DUF4153 domain-containing protein translates to MRLPSIQQVVEGARQTFRRFPLVMACAALGTLAALALVEKEETGGPSIFYPVLFGALLGLPLLAGTVLVAERRGWSKSRTLAMQLLGVLLLIGYGLTVPMDMSNAPAYHAQRLALLLVALVGFLIVGPYLQPGQTNGFWQYGKTLLFRLLVAGLFSATLFAGLAIALAALDNLFGIDVPERRYGELWILIVGLFATSFFLAGIPEKLDALDEVADYPKGLKVFAQYILLPLMFVYLIILYAYLGKIVIQWSWPQGWVSRLTLFFAAGGIATLVLLHPIREKSENVWIRAAARWFWVIMIPPIVMLMLAITRRVTEYGLTEGRFIGYVLGAWLAAMAVYFIASRTKSIKVIPATLALIALLISFGPWGAFQVSERSQVNRLQGLLEKNQILTDSKIQKAPAPVEPDDAIQISSIIGYLREVHGYDAIQGWFSESLASETPRGGSIPKNPADVTRLFGIEYRRPLRLDGRTFLELSADPQSSVTVAGYERMLIGRRFNPATPTPADTAGEVRCRVDSATSVMTIVTYDGDTPGDSLAIPLGPLADTLLSHFDEYSGGRIDAERMTVTAEQGRMRVKVCLRAIEYRGSGERLRPFAFYADILYSLAEQGGMDAQ, encoded by the coding sequence ATGAGACTGCCGTCCATCCAGCAAGTCGTTGAAGGGGCCCGGCAGACGTTCCGCCGTTTTCCGCTGGTCATGGCCTGCGCCGCGCTCGGCACGTTGGCGGCATTGGCGCTGGTGGAGAAGGAGGAGACCGGAGGGCCGAGCATCTTCTACCCGGTGCTCTTCGGCGCGCTTCTCGGGCTGCCGCTTCTGGCGGGGACGGTGCTGGTGGCCGAGCGACGCGGATGGTCGAAGAGCCGGACACTGGCCATGCAGTTGCTCGGTGTGCTTCTGCTGATCGGCTACGGTTTGACTGTGCCGATGGATATGTCGAATGCCCCGGCGTATCACGCGCAACGATTGGCGCTGCTGCTGGTCGCTCTCGTCGGGTTCCTGATCGTGGGGCCATACCTGCAACCCGGACAGACCAACGGATTCTGGCAGTACGGGAAGACCCTGCTTTTCCGCCTGCTGGTGGCCGGACTCTTCTCCGCGACGCTGTTTGCGGGGCTGGCCATCGCGCTGGCGGCGTTGGACAATCTGTTCGGGATCGACGTGCCGGAGCGGCGGTACGGCGAACTCTGGATTCTGATTGTCGGCCTGTTTGCCACCTCGTTTTTCCTCGCGGGCATTCCGGAGAAGCTGGATGCGCTCGACGAAGTCGCCGACTACCCGAAGGGGCTGAAGGTCTTCGCGCAGTACATTCTCCTGCCGCTGATGTTTGTCTACCTGATCATTCTTTATGCGTATCTGGGGAAGATCGTCATCCAGTGGAGCTGGCCGCAGGGCTGGGTGAGCCGTCTGACGCTCTTTTTCGCCGCGGGCGGAATTGCGACGCTGGTGCTTTTGCATCCCATCCGCGAAAAGTCGGAAAACGTGTGGATACGGGCGGCGGCGCGGTGGTTCTGGGTCATCATGATCCCGCCGATTGTGATGCTCATGCTGGCGATCACGCGGCGGGTCACGGAGTACGGCCTGACGGAGGGGAGGTTCATCGGGTATGTGCTCGGTGCGTGGCTGGCGGCGATGGCGGTCTATTTCATCGCCAGCCGCACGAAGAGCATTAAAGTCATCCCCGCCACCCTGGCGTTGATCGCCCTGTTGATCTCGTTTGGTCCGTGGGGGGCATTTCAGGTATCCGAACGAAGCCAGGTGAATCGTCTGCAGGGCCTTCTGGAGAAGAATCAGATCCTGACGGACTCGAAGATTCAGAAAGCGCCGGCGCCGGTTGAGCCCGATGATGCGATTCAGATCAGTTCCATCATCGGTTATCTGCGGGAGGTGCACGGATACGACGCAATTCAGGGTTGGTTCAGCGAATCGCTGGCCAGCGAGACGCCGCGGGGCGGCAGCATCCCGAAGAACCCCGCCGATGTGACCCGGCTTTTCGGCATCGAATACCGTCGCCCGCTGAGGTTGGACGGCCGGACCTTTCTGGAGTTGTCCGCCGATCCGCAGTCCAGCGTGACAGTGGCCGGCTATGAGCGCATGCTCATCGGGCGTCGCTTCAATCCCGCGACCCCAACACCTGCCGACACCGCCGGCGAGGTCCGCTGCCGGGTCGACAGCGCGACCAGCGTCATGACCATCGTGACCTATGACGGCGATACGCCCGGCGACTCGCTGGCCATTCCGCTCGGGCCGTTGGCAGACACGTTGCTGAGCCATTTCGATGAGTACAGTGGCGGCCGAATCGATGCGGAGAGGATGACGGTCACGGCGGAGCAGGGGCGCATGAGGGTCAAGGTCTGCCTGCGCGCTATTGAGTATCGCGGCAGCGGAGAGCGGTTGCGGCCATTTGCGTTCTATGCGGACATCCTGTATTCGCTGGCGGAGCAGGGCGGCATGGATGCGCAGTGA